TGATCAGTTCCGGGTCCTCCTCGCCGGGCTCCGGGTCGCGGCCCATGCCCAGCAGGCCGTTCTCGACGTGGTAGACCACCTCGCGGCCCTCGGGGATGAAGGCCGCCACCAGCTCGGGCATTCCGATGCCCAGGTTCACGTAGCTGCCGTCGGGAATGTCCTGCGCCACGCGTCGGGCCATCTCCTCGCGGGTCCAGCCGACGACTCCCTGTTCCTCGGTCGCGCTCATGGGTAGCGCACCCCCTCCCGCACCAGTGCAGACTCCTGCAAGGGCTCGGCCACCCGGACGACGCGGTCGACGAAGATCCCGGGCGTGACCACGCACTCCGGATCGATCTCGCCGGCCTCGACGATCTGTTCGGTCTGGACGATCGTCGTCCCGGCCGCGGTGCACATGATCGGCGCGAAGTTCCGCGCCGTTTTGTTGTACAGCAGATTGCCGTAGCGGTCGGCCACGCGTGCCTTGACCAGGGCGAAGTCGGCCCGCAGACCCCGCTCCATGAGGTAGGTCCGGCCGTCGAACTCGCGGGTCTCCTTGCCCTCCTCGAGCACCGTCCCCACGCCGGTGGCCGTGTAGAAGGCGGGGATCCCCGCGCCGCCGGCACGGATGCGCTCGGCGAGCGTGCCCTGGGGCACCAGCTCGAGTTCGACCTTGCCGGCCCGGTACTGCTCGGGGAAGACCTTCGAGTTCGCCGTGCGCGGATACGAGCAGATCATCTTCGCCACGCGCTCGTTGTCGATCAGCGCGGCCAGACCGACGTGGCCACTGCCCGTGTTGTTGTTGACCACGGTGAGGCCGCGCGCTCCCTGGTCGATCAGGGCGTGGATCAGCTCGATCGGACTTCCGGCCTCGCCGAATCCACCGATCATCACCGTCGCCCCGTCCGGAATGTCGGCCACGGCCTCGGCCACCGAGTTCCATCGCTTGTCGATCATCTCGCCTTTCCGATCCTCGGGACGGCCGGGGCCGCTCCCCCGGCCGGAGTGCCGTCAGACGTCGAGCGATTCGCGCGCCGACGCCAGCGCGCGCGCCAGCTCCGCCTCGATCTCGCGCAGTTCCTCACGGAAGAAGAACTCGTCGCCCTCGAAGGGCGGCAGCAGGTCCACCGTATTCTGCTCCTCGTCGTACTGCGCGAGGAAGACCCTGTCCATCCATTCCATGTTCCGGCCCTCGGTGAACTTCAGCGCGAAGGCCTGCTTGCCGTTCACCTCGCAGGTGCCGAGGATCGAGATCTTGCCCGCCGACGAGGTCATCGAGATGTAGCGCGTGGGTCGGTAGATCGACGCCAGGTTGCGATGGATCCGGCTGGCGACCTCGTTCACCTCGGCCAGCGGCGTGGTGAAGTAGTGGTGCTCACCGGTCGGACGCGCGCAGTACATCGAGTGGAAGCCGATGTGCATGGTCCCGAGCAGGTTGGCCAGGTCGATCCAGTTCTGTGCGCTGCGCTCGACGTCGGTGCGGCCGTCCGGGCCTTCGAACAGGCTCACGTGCCGCATGATCGGGCTCTGGCTGCGCAGCACCACGCCGTGGCGCTGCAGGCGGCGGATCGCCGCGATGGTGCTGGGATTGAGGATCTCGCGCGGCGTGCTGAAGTGCGCCATCCAGGCCAGCTGGATGCCGGCGGCGTGCAGCTCGTCGAACAGGGCGAGCATCTCGTCGTACTCCGGCGAGAGCACACGCTCGGGGCTGTAGCTGAGCAGGCGCGTGCCCAGGCGGATCGCACGCACGTGCAGGAAGTCGGGGTCACCCTCGAGCAGCGGCCGGGCGTACTCGCGCAGACGGCTCGCCGGCATGTAGCCCGCGTCGCCGCCGGTGATCAACATGTCGGTGATCTCGGGGTGCGTGCGCACGTAGCGGTGGACCTGCTCGATCTCCTTCTGCAGGAACATGTCCTCGTCGCCGCGCACCTGCGCGTGGCGGAAGCAATAGGTGCAGAAGGCGAAGCAGTTCTGCGTCGAGGTGTCGAAGATCAGCGCGCACTGCGGGTACTTGTGCTGGCTGCCCTCGAGGAATTCCATCTCGCCTTCGGCGTTCGTGAACAGCGGCTTGTTGAGCTGCTGGTTGCCGTCGTGCGGGTTGGTCGACTCCATGTAGTCGTCGAGGACCTGCTGGCGTTCCTCTTCGGTCGCCGCCGCCCGGGAGCGCTCGACCAGCTCCCGGCGCAGCATCCCCGGTTGCGGGAAGGTGAGCTGGAACAGCGAATCCGTGGCGAAGTGGTCCCAGTCGATGCTGTTGAGCACGTGGCGCGTGACCATGAAGCGGTAGACGCGCACGAAGAGTTCGCGCTCCTCGACGTGACCGATGTGGATGCCGGCGTCCTCGAGGACGGTCACCACCTCGCGCAGGCCCTCGAGGCCGCGGTACTGTTCCTTGTCGCGGAACAGGAAGGGACGCGTCTCGAGCAGGCCCGACGACTCCGGGTACTGGGCGTGCACCCGGCTCAGCAGACCCTGCGGCAGCAGGTCCTCGCGCTCGATGATCGCCCGGACCTCGTCGGAGTACCGGTAGCGATCGAGCATCCGGTCGATGTCCTCACGGGTGACGGCGGCCGTGGTCGGGGCCATGGTCTCGGGTGCACTCACGGTGGTTCCCCCAGGGTCGGGTTCTCGATGGGCGCACGCCGCGCTGCCCCTCCGACCCGGGAACGGTGTGGGGCACGTCGAGCCGCGGCGCCCGATACGGGTTCCATCCAGATCTTCGACACCGCGCCCGCCCGGTGCCACCGAAGATCGGTCATCGAAGCATCACCGGGAGGAATGAACAGGATCTCGTCCGGCCGCTCGACCCCGAAACGGCCTCCAGGGCGCTCCATACGACTCTCGGCCCGCGGACGGCAGATCCCGGAGGACCGCCTGGAGGTCGGAGAGATCACAACTTCGATTCCGTCAGCGCATCGAGAGGCCCCGTTCGACAGGACGCCGCGTCCGCCGAGCGCCGGTCACCCACGTTCGCCCAGTCGGCGGGCGATCCACACGGTGCGAAACACTGCCGTACCCGTCGTGCCCACGGCGAGGACGGCCAGAACGCCGACGGTGAGCGCTCCCGTGTCCCGACCGAGGAGGAGGTGCGACAGCGTGGGATCGAGCACGGGACCGAGCCCGAGCAGCAACATGCGCTCGGCTCGCTGCAGGACGCCGAGCTTGCACAGCACCCCCAGGCTCTCTCCGCGCGCGCGGGCGTAGCTGACCATGAGCGAACCACCCAACGCGATCACCGCGAGGACCACACCGGGACCCGACCCGTAGAAGACCACCAGGCCGACGAACACGGCCAACTCCGCGAACCGATCGAGGGTGGAGTCGATGAAGGCGCCCGCGTCCGACACCAATCCACGGCGGCGGGCCACGTCCCCGTCGAGGACGTCGGCGATCCCACTCAGCAGGATCAGCGCCCCTCCGACCGGCAGATGGCCGAGGCCGAATGCCACGCCCGACGCGATACCACCCGCAAGACCGAGAAGGTTGAAGACGAATGGGCTCGCCCCGGAAGCGAATGCCGCCCATCGCACCGGGCGCAGCGCCCAGTAGAACCAGTCGCGCACGAAGAAGCCGAGTACGAACGACCCGCCACGTCCCGTGGCGTCCCTCCCCCGGGCTCGGCCCGCAGCGCTGAAACGGTACGCCGCCATGCTCAACAGCGAGAGTCCGACCAGGCTCGTCACGACCACGATCTCGGGTCTCATCTCTCGTCTCCGGGCGACATGGACTCGCGGCGCGCGCGGCGCAACGCGCGGAGCACGCGAAAGAGCTTCGGCCACAACAACACCAGCGGCCAGCGGCGTTCGGCCGGTCGGATCTCGAGTTCGAGACCGGTCCGTCGCCGCAGCTTCCGCACGATGTAGTCGAGCCAGTCGTCGTAGGTGAAGAGATATTTCGACCACCGCAACGTGGCACGGATTCGCGAGCGCCGGAAATACCACGCCCAGCGCAGGCGTGCCACCCGTGATACGGCGCGGGTCCGCACGAAGTGATCACCGGCGACGACCACCCCGTGTTCGGGTCCATGACGGCTGATCAGATCGCGATAGAGCGGCACGAGCTGGTGCTCCTGGGCGGAGAAGACCTCTCGGACCCGCTCCCCTCGTTCCGGCCGGATCTCGCCCGCGTACGAGACTCGCAGCATGTGCTCGCAGTAGGTGCGGGCGTCGAACTCCCGGGGTAGGTCGAGCGGAACCCAGCACAGCGTCTCCACCCGCGCACGCGTCACGGCGGTCATGAGCGATCGCAGCACGGCGGACTCACGGACGAAGACGAACTCGACCCGCTGGGACAAGCGGCCCTTGCAGAAATGATCCGCTGACCGGCTCGAGAGTGCCCTCTCCAGGCCTTCCCGGGTGACCACGAAGCACTTCGCTCCGGCCCCCTCCACCGCTGGAGGTCGCACCGAGATCACGTTCGGTGTCAACCAGCGGTTCAGCACGGATAGCGTGAAGGCCGATCGCTGGACCATCCCCCGCTCACGAAGCCTTCCGTAGAACGACCGCGTGCTGTCGACGACCACGAAGAGGTCGGTCGCACTGTGTGGATCCGGCGATGTGCCGAGCAAGCGCGACCCGAAGAGGATCACGGCCGCGAGCGTCGGCCCCGATGCACGTGACAGGTACTCGACCTGGGCGGCGACTTCGTCCGTCGGAACGAAGAGCTCGGGCCGAGCTCGGGAACCGGGATCCATTCGACCGTCTCTCGTCAGGCAACCCGGCGAGTCATCGAGACCCGCCGGGTGCTTCGGAATCCGCCGACCCTCGCAGTCCGGCGAGACCCTCGACCATCTCCACGTGCATTCGATCGGAGAACTCCGAGGCCGTCTCCACGGTCGGGTCGAACCGGAACGGACCCAGACGGAGCGCCCGGCCCCGGACCCCGCCGATGTTCGACACGTAGTCGGCGAGCCGGCCGCAGCGCCAGAATCCGTCGACCACCAGTACGTGGGTCTCCCAGGTCCGCTGCTCGAGGATCGCCTCGAGCCCACCTCTCTTGAACGGTCGAATCCCGCCGTCCCGAGTGCGGTGTCCCTCGGGGAACAGCACCATGGGCCGCTCGGCGGAGCGGGCCACTTCGGCGAGACGGTCGACCTGTTCCCTCGTTCGCGATCCCGGCTCCACCAACGGCATGTCGTACAGCCGCAACATGTGGGAAACCAAGGGAATCCCCCGAGCGTAGCGTCGTCTGGTCACGATCAGGGGCGAGCGATCCCGCACCGCGAGAATGCCGAGGGGTATGTCCAGCAGGGACTGATGATTCATGAGGATGAGCGTCCCGGTGGTACCTCGCACCGGCGCGGGCACCTCGATCCGGGCCCCGGCGACCACTCCGACCACACCTCGCAGGATCAGCGCGGCCACCCCGCGCATCCAGACATACAGGATCCGGTCACGGGCGCCCGGCCGAATCCGTATCCATCCAGTCACGATGATCCGTTGAATCAAGTCGGTGACAAGAAATATGATGGCCGCCGTGAAGAGTGAGAAGGCTCCGCGCAGTCGCAATGGTTCGATCCTGCTCCGAGCTCCGGAACTCGACGTCGAATCAGGCCCTCTCCGGCACCGGTGATCGTCCTCGAGCGCCTCGTGCTTCCCACGAGAGAAGGATATTTGGGCAGCCATGAAACCGTCAAGGATCCCCTCCCGATACGAGCCGCCCGATTCGGCGGTCGAGTCCAACGCATCCGCCCCCGGCGCGGCCGGCCAGGACGCCGTACCGACGCCCGACGACGAGGATCGCGCGCGCCGGTTCCAGGACTACGACTACAGCAACTTCTACTCGGGCACAGGGAACGATCCCTTCGACATGCTCGAGCCCTTCGACGCGTGGTGGCAATGGGCGCGGCCGGCGGGGTACTACCAGTTCGGCCTCCCGATGCGCACGGCACCCGGAACGAGGGTGGACGTCGACGAGACCAAGAATCACACCACCCTGAAGGGTCTCGTGAACCTGGCCAGCTACAACTACCTGGGTCTCTCCTACCGCCCGGAGGTGATCGAAGCCTCGGTCGACGCCGTACGCAGGTACGGCCTCGGCGCGTCCGGGTCTCCGATCCTGAGCGGCAACCTCGATCTGCACGAACGGCTGCGTGAGAACCTCGCCCGCTTCAAGGCGAAGGAGGAGGTCCTGCTGTTCCCGTCGGGTTATGCTGCGAATCTGGGACTCATCGCCGGCCTGATGCGCGCGGGAGACCTGGTGGTGGCCGACCAGTACTCGCACACGAGCATCATCGATGGAATCATCCTCTCACGCGCCAAGGCTCGATTCTTCCGCCACAACGACGCCGACGACCTGGACCGCAAACTCGGTCGCGCCGATGGCAAGAAGCTCGTGGTGGTCGAGGGCGTCTACTCGATGGACGGCGATCTCGCTCGGCTGCCCGAGATCGTGGAGGTCGCTCGCAAGCACGGTGCGCGCATCCTCATCGACGAGGCGCACTCCGGCTTCCTCTTCGGAGAGAACGGCCGTGGGGTCGCGGAGCACTTCGGCCTCGACGACGAGGTCGACATCCATCTCGGAACCTTTTCCAAGAGCCTCGGGGGCATGGGTGGCTTCGTTGCGGGCTCGACCCAGCTCATCAATTATCTTCGGGGGTTCGCGCGTTCGCGTGTGTTCTCCTGTGCGATCGCCCCCGGCGTCGTGGCCGGACTCGACCGGGCACTCGACATCGCTCGCGCCGAGCCCGAGCTCCGGTTCGTGCTCCACGACAACGCCGACTTCCTCCGCAATCGTCTGAGAGACGCCGGGGTCGACGTGGGCCTGTCGGAGTCGCAGGTGATTCCGATTCTGATCCGCGACGACGAGCGGATCTTCTCGATCGTCGAGGACCTTCTCCACGAGGGCGTGTACCTGAATCCGGTTCGCTATCCCGCCGTGGGAAAACACCGATCGCGGGTGCGGATCTCCGTCTCGGCGGCTCACACGCGCGCCGAGCTGGCCGAAGCGGCCGATGTCATCACTCACGTGCTGCGCAGGTACGGGCTATGCAATTGACGAAGTACAGGTTCTCGAACGCAATCAATGCCTTCTTCGAGATGCCGACCGAGACCGCGGCCGAGCTGTTGCCCGACCATCTCCAACCACTCGAGCTACGCCACCAGTCCTCGATCCTCGCGGTGACGGCGTTCCACTTCACCGAGAGCATGGTCGGCGACTACCACGAGGTCGTTCTCGCAGTGATCGTGCCCCCGATGGTCAAAGCCGCCGATGTCTTTCCGAAGTCGGCCTACTATCCCTTCGTCGTGGGGACCAGTACGTCGGCCTCTCGCGAGCATGCCATCGAACGGTGGCACCTCCCCCACTACATGGCCGACGTCCATGTCGACCTCGTAGAGAAGGATGGTACCGTCGACGTCCGTGTCCGTGACGAAGACAGTCCGATCCTCGACTTCCGGATCACGGCACACAAGTGGTCGATCGTCGACCAGCTGTACCAGTGCTTCATGACCGACGACTCGAATCGCTATCGGGTCGACATGCATCTGCACGGTCGCTTCACCGAACACGAAGACGAGCAAGGCCGACTCACGCTCCACGAGCATCCGATGACCGAGCTGATCTTCGACCAGGACGTCGCGACACACCCGTTCCGCGAGATGTGGATGAAGGACGGGATGCAGGTCTTCGAAGAGCTGGAAACGATCTAGATGATCGTGAGTACCGAGTCCGTCGCCTGATGTCGGTCTTCGTGATCGTCAACCCTGCCGCCGGCCGCGGACGGCGCGAGGGCCGGATCGCCAGTCTTCGAGCGCTCCTGGAGCGCGCGTTGCCCGACCGACGAGAGGTCTTCACCACGGGCCCCGGCCAGGAAGCCGACCTCGTGGATCACGCACTCACCGAGGGCTACGACACGATCGTGGCGATCGGCGGAGACGGCACGTGGAGCCTGGTCGCGGACCGCATTCTGAGATCGGGGCAGCGAGACGTGCGTCTCGGGCTGTTGCCCGCGGGCACGGGGAACGACTTCGGGAAGTCGCTGGGCATCACGTCCGATCGAAGCGAGCACGTGGTCCGGGCGATCGTCGAACGCCGAACGCGTCGGGTCGACGTAGGGCGCGCCGGAGGGCGATACTTCCTGAACGTGGTGGGAGCCGGCTTCGACATCGCCGTGATCGACGATGCGGCCGGTCTGCCTTTCCTGCATGGTGACGCCCTGTACCGAGCCTCCGCGTTGCGTCAACTCTTCCGCTTTTCGGGTCTCCCGCTGGAGATCCACGCGAACTCCTGCCGGCCACTCGTACTCGATCATCTCATGCTGGTGGTCGCCAACGCGAACTACTTCGGCGGATCGTTCCACATCGCGCCGCGTGCCCGACTCGACGACGGCCGTCTCGACGCCGTGAGCATCGCCAATGGGGGTGCATTCGAGCGAGCCCGCCTCTTCTCACTCGTCGGCCGAGGGCGACACGAGGGACATCCCAAAGTGATCATCCAACAGGCCTCTCGCCTCGAGGTGCGGTCCGAGCCGGGTTGGCGCTACGAGATGGACGGCGAAGTCTACACGTGCGAGGGTGGGCGGCTCGAGATCGAGTCGGTTCCCGCCGCGCTCGAGATCTTCGTACCCGAGTTCTGACTCGGGCCCGAGGGGGCGTGGCGCACGACACAGTGGAGGACGGAACGACGTGAGAGCCGTGACCTTCGACGGAGCGATTCCACGATACCTGACCACGCGGGCAACTGGTCGGATCGCGTCGCGCTGGCTCTCCGGTCCCGGCCGCTGCACACGCCTGCAGGAGGTCCCGCTGCCCGCACTGCCGGCCGACGACTGGGTCCGGGTTCGCACTCGACTCGGAGGAATCTGCGGGAGCGACCTCGATCTGGTGCGGCTCGACGTCTCCCCTTCGACCTCACCCTTCTCTTCGTTCCCCTTCGTCGTCGGACACGAGAACGTGGGCGTGATCCAGGAGGTCGGTCCGGCCGTGACCGGTCTCCGACCGGGAGAACGCGTGGTGGTGAATCCGCTGCTCTCGTGCGTGCCGCGCGGAATCGAACCGCCGTGCCGTCATTGCGTGGGCGGGCACCCCGCGCGCTGCCAGAACTTCACCGAAGGCAGGCTCCCGGCCGGAATGCTCCTCGGCACGACGCGATCACTCGGGGGGAGTTGGGGCGACGCCTACGTCGCCCACGTCAGCCAGGTGGTCCGAGTGCCCGAACAGGTCGGTGATCGAAGCGCGGTCCTGCTCGAGCCGCTCGCAACGGTGTTGTCGCCCGTCCTCGACCACCCTCCCGCCGCCGGTGAGCAGGTACTGGTGATCGGGGGCGGCTCCATCGGTCTGCTCGCAACAGCCGCTCTCCGCACGGTCGCCCCCGAAGCCCGGGTCACCGTGCTCGCCCGGCACCGTTTCCAGGCCGAACACGCCGAACGCATGGGGGCCCATCACATCGTGGTGCCCCGCGACGCGGACGACTACTTCCGCTCGCTCTCGGACCTCTCGGGTGGTCGCCTGTTGCACCCCATCCTCGGCCCACGCGTCCACGTGGGTGGATTCGACCACAGCTACGTTTGCGTCGGGAACTCCGGGGCGGTCGACGACGCGCTCCGGTTCACGCAGGCGGGCGGACACGTGGTCCTACTGGGCAACGTCTCGCGACTCCCGAAGGTCGACTGGACACCGCTGTGGATGAAGGAGCTCACGATCCGCGGCAGCCTCTGCTACGGTCACCATCCCCACGGCGGCACGACCCGGCACGCTTTCGACACCGCAATGCATCTGCTCACCGAGGGACTCCGCGACACGATCGATCCACTCGTCACCCACGTATTCCCCCTCCGTCACTTCCGGGAAGCACTCGCGTACTCGATGTCCAGATCGCGGCATCGAAGTATCAAGGTGGCCTTCGACCTCACCGAGCAATGAACGCACTTCGCCGGGCTCTCTTCTCTCGGTTCGTCTGGATGCTCGTGGGCCTGTTCGCCCTGACGATTCTCGCGGACCTCTGGCTCGATGCGGAAGGCGGCGCTTCGGTCGTGGTGGAGAGATGGGGAGTCTGGGCACCCATCGCCGCATTCCTGCTGAAGACACTCACCACGATGACACCGATCGGTGCCGTGGCGCTGGCCGTGTTCACCGGAGTGATCTTCCCCCTGTGGCTGGCGATCCTGATCAATCTCGCCAGTGGGATCGTCGGGGGCATCGGGATGTACTACGTGTGGCGGCAAGGGAACCACGAGTTCGACCTACAGGCTCGTCTCGAGACCCTTCCCGGGTGGATGCGGCGCTACGCTGCCGACAACCTTCTGTTCCTGATCCTCTTGCGCTTCCTGCCGTGGGCAGGCGGCGGCCTCGCCGACATGCTGGCCGGCGCGCATCGCATCCCCCTGCGGACACAGGTCTGGAGCCTCGTCCTCGGGTACCTTCCCGGTTCGGTGATCTACGCGCTCATGGGCACCGGACTCCTCCGTCTGACCTGATCTGACCGGACCGGAGACGTAAGGTATCCTGCCATTCATCTTCGACTTCCGGCAAGCGGGGTGTGTCGTCGGGAAGGATCGAGCTGTCGGACCCAGAAGTCCCACGACCCCATCGGCTCGCCACGGCCGAGGAGAGCGGCACCGACGATGACGGCGTCTCGAAATCGCGACCGCGGGGGGCGCTGGCAGACCATCGCCCTGCCGAACGAACACGGAGGCTGGAGCTTCGTCGGTGAGCCGATCCTGCTGGGTCTGCTGCTCGCGCCGACCTGGGGCGGGGTGGCACTCGCGACGGCCGCCGTCGCCGCGTTCCTGCTGCGGCATCCGCTGCGGATCGTGCTGCGGGCGAGGGAGGTTTCGCCCCGTGTGCGCGCGGCCCGGCGATTCGTCGTCGCGTACGGCGTTCTCCTGGCCGCCGCGGCGGTCGTCGCTGCTGTTCTCGCGCCGTCGCTGGGCGTGCTGATCCCCATCGGCCTGTCCGCTCCGCTGCTGCTCGTCCAACTGGGGTACGACGCGCGCGGGCGCAGCCGCGACGCCATGGCCGAACTCGCCGGGGCCGCGGCGACCGGGGCCTTCGCTGCCGGCATGGTCCTCTTCGCCGGCTGGTCGCTCGCACTCGCCCTCGGCGTGTGGTCGGCGCTGGCCATGAAGGGTCTCGCGACCGTGCTGTACGTGCGGGCGCGGCTGCGGCTCCAGCGCGACGCACCGGTGTCGCGCTCGCTCCCGGTGATCGCGCACGTCGTCGGCGCCCTCGTGCTGTGGGTCGAAACGATCGGCGGGGTGACACCGTGGACGGCGCCGGTGGGCATGGGTCTGCTGACGCTCCGCGCGATGGCGGGTCTGTCCCGCACGAGCGGTCGAAGGCCGGCGAAGGTCGTCGGTCTGCAGGAATTGGCGTTCGGTGTGGGCTACGTGCTGCTGGTGGCGCTCGGTTACCGGGTCGGCTGAACCGCACGCCCGCGGGGTCGTCGCCAGGCGGCGTGCGATTCCATTCGAAAATGCAGTGGTTCCAGGGTGTCAGCTTGTGACCGCTGACGACGCGCAATGTCAGCCGCTGGAGGCTGACATTGGCAATTGTCATCCGATATCGGCTGACGAGGCGAGAACCGGGTCATGGACGAAGTATTTCATCGGGCCACGACGCTGGAGGAATCGGCGTCCGGCTTCGATGGGCACGCGTCTGCCTTCCGTCAGGTCGCGTCCGGGGTGAGCGCGGTCGCATCCTCTCACAGAACGGAACGGGCGGGAATTCCGGGGATTCGGCCGGCCTACACCAGCCGCACCGCCCGCCGACGGTGCCGTCGCAGACCCTGATCGTGGACGGCGAGCGTGATCCAGTCGCGCAGGGCGTTCTCGATCGCCCGGAGTTCGTCGTCCTGCGCCCGGTCCAGCGCGCGGTGGACGACCTGCCGCGAACATCCGAGCACGTGGTGCAGTCCCGCGCGGCCGTGCTGCCTCCGGCGCGCGAGAACGATCTCGTGCTGCCGGGGTGTCCACGAGCGCGTCACGCGGACGTGGGCGCGGGCCAGGCGCTCGGCCACTCTCTGGTAGGGCTCGAGATGACGGGCGACGAGGGACAGCTGGAGCGGAAGCCCTTCCTCGACCGCATCGGCCGTCGCGTCGCGGAGTGCATCGACCGGAAGCGTCTCCATCTCGGCCCGCGCGCGCTGGCTCGACGGAAGATCGACGGCTCCGTGCAGTCGGAAGTGGAAGGCCGCCGGCCAGCACACGAGGTGCAGGGCCGCCACGATGTCGAAGGCGCGTTCGGGCGCGGTCATCCACCCCACGAACAGGTCGTGCTCGGCGACCATGCGGAAGCGCCCGTGCCACCACTGGGGATGCCGCTCGCCGATCCGCGCGAGCAGGGCACCGGCCCCGGCACGTCGGGTGGGATCGAGGGGCTGGGCGGCGGCTCCGACGAGAAGATGCGTCAGCGCGTCCATGGATCGCGGAGGCTGTCCGTCGGGTGGCGTCGGGCGACAGTATCGCACGTCCGGCGGGGCGGTGACCAGCCGGCGGGCCGGCGACCGGGCGGCGCGCGATGACACTCGGAAAAGCGGGGTCGCGGGATGTCAGCCTCGTGGGACTGACAAAGCGAAATGTCAGCCCCTGGAGGCTGACATTCGCAGTTGTCAGCCGATCCCGGCTGACAATCCGAAAACAGGGTTCTCGAAGAATGGTTTCACCAGCCGACAACGCGCGCCGACAACGCGCGGCGACACCACGCAACGATGCCACCGCACGATACCGACGCACGATACCGACACACGCGGCTAACCGATCGCCGCCCCGCTCTCCTCGTCCACGTGCTTCTTCGCGTGGTACGAGGACCGCACGAAGGGTCCGCTCTCGACGTGCGCGAAGCCCATCGACAGCGCCTTCGACCGCAACTCGGCGAATTCCTCGGGCGTGTAGTACTTCTCGATCGGCAGCTGCCCGCGCGTGGGCTGCAGGTACTGACCGATCGTCACCACGTCGACGTCGACGAAGCGGAGCATGCCGAGCAGCTCGACCACCTCGTCCATCGACTCGCCCAGACCGACCATCAATCCACTCTTCGTACGCTGGATCCGATCGGGGCGCGCCTCGCCCGCGCGACGCAGCACGTCGAGCGATCGCTGCAGGTCGCTGCCGTAGCGCGCACGACGGTACAGCCGCGGCACGGTCTCGACGTTGTGGTTGAAGACCTCGGGCCGGGCCTCGAACACGACCTCGAGCGCCTCGGGATCGCCGGCGAAGTCGGGGACGAGCACCTCGATCTTGCACGAGGGGTTGCGCCGCCGCACGGCCTCGAGCGTGCGCGCGAAGTGGCCCGCGCCGTAGTCGGGCAGGTCGTCGCGGTCG
This is a stretch of genomic DNA from Candidatus Krumholzibacteriia bacterium. It encodes these proteins:
- the lipA gene encoding lipoyl synthase, translating into MAGKKKSHLELSAERPDWLKVRLHDQGTVDEVTGMMRELRLTTVCEEARCPNLFECWADKTATFMLMGEICTRHCGFCSVGKGRPGALDPNEPENVAEAAERLDLDHVVITSVDRDDLPDYGAGHFARTLEAVRRRNPSCKIEVLVPDFAGDPEALEVVFEARPEVFNHNVETVPRLYRRARYGSDLQRSLDVLRRAGEARPDRIQRTKSGLMVGLGESMDEVVELLGMLRFVDVDVVTIGQYLQPTRGQLPIEKYYTPEEFAELRSKALSMGFAHVESGPFVRSSYHAKKHVDEESGAAIG
- a CDS encoding YwiC-like family protein, translating into MTASRNRDRGGRWQTIALPNEHGGWSFVGEPILLGLLLAPTWGGVALATAAVAAFLLRHPLRIVLRAREVSPRVRAARRFVVAYGVLLAAAAVVAAVLAPSLGVLIPIGLSAPLLLVQLGYDARGRSRDAMAELAGAAATGAFAAGMVLFAGWSLALALGVWSALAMKGLATVLYVRARLRLQRDAPVSRSLPVIAHVVGALVLWVETIGGVTPWTAPVGMGLLTLRAMAGLSRTSGRRPAKVVGLQELAFGVGYVLLVALGYRVG